One region of Sulfuriroseicoccus oceanibius genomic DNA includes:
- a CDS encoding phospholipase D family protein, with the protein MTRSARFLPLALSAVLLLFTTGCHTLKPVGDQPQVEALAPATSGELARLTKAFSSRTAGRSNASGFHLITNNREALMWRLALIDEATTSIDAQYFIWQKDEAGRLMMGHMLSAAERGVRIRILVDDMGIAGSDKNIARLCQHPNIDIKLFNPGKVRSGKLVPTLEFLLYLKELNRRMHNKALIVDGHAAIIGGRNVGNSYFGLNKKYNFSDLDVLTCGAVVPQISDAFDEFWNSDPTYPGKLLADDISDAHLDELFAAFRSDLEKDRDTVAAAGLPIATADWRPAFTQLPARLHIGEASILQDEPVLHRGEQRRLLDTLNRLADQNESELLIVSPYLIPRGTFLPTLKRMSDNGVSVHILTGSLGSNNHTIVHSHYKKYRKPILETGAELHEFHHHPGEDVRAQADMPQIRAKFISLHNKVLVGDRRQCFIGSLNLDPRAMEINTENGLLIHSPSLGAELADYIHSLSSPENAWQVQFNARGKLIWTSSHGEQKHQPARTFIQRISDAFLHLLPVEDQV; encoded by the coding sequence ATGACCCGATCCGCCCGGTTTCTCCCGCTCGCACTCTCTGCGGTTCTGTTACTATTCACCACCGGCTGTCACACGCTGAAGCCAGTCGGCGATCAGCCGCAGGTCGAAGCCCTCGCCCCAGCGACATCCGGCGAACTGGCACGCCTCACCAAGGCATTCTCAAGCCGCACCGCGGGCCGATCAAATGCATCGGGCTTCCACCTCATCACCAACAACCGCGAAGCCCTGATGTGGCGGCTTGCGCTGATCGACGAAGCGACCACGTCGATCGACGCCCAGTATTTCATTTGGCAAAAAGACGAGGCGGGACGCCTGATGATGGGCCACATGCTCTCCGCCGCCGAGCGCGGCGTCCGCATCCGCATCCTCGTAGATGACATGGGCATCGCCGGCAGCGACAAGAACATCGCCCGTCTGTGCCAGCATCCGAACATCGACATCAAGTTGTTCAACCCCGGCAAGGTTCGGTCCGGAAAGCTCGTCCCAACCCTCGAGTTTCTCCTCTACCTCAAGGAGCTCAACCGCCGCATGCACAACAAAGCTCTGATTGTCGACGGCCACGCCGCCATCATCGGCGGCCGCAATGTCGGCAACAGCTACTTCGGGTTGAACAAAAAGTATAACTTCAGCGATCTTGATGTGCTCACCTGCGGAGCGGTTGTCCCCCAAATCTCCGATGCCTTCGACGAGTTCTGGAACAGCGACCCTACCTACCCAGGGAAACTCCTCGCAGATGACATCTCCGACGCCCATCTAGACGAACTCTTTGCCGCCTTCCGCAGCGACCTGGAGAAAGACCGCGACACCGTGGCCGCAGCCGGGCTTCCCATTGCCACCGCCGACTGGCGTCCCGCATTCACCCAACTCCCCGCTCGACTCCACATCGGCGAAGCCTCGATCCTCCAGGACGAACCCGTCCTCCACCGAGGCGAACAACGACGCCTCCTCGACACCCTCAACCGTTTGGCGGATCAAAACGAATCCGAGCTGCTGATCGTCTCCCCCTATCTCATCCCGCGCGGCACGTTCCTCCCTACCCTCAAGCGCATGAGTGACAACGGCGTCTCGGTTCACATTCTCACCGGATCGCTGGGCTCGAACAACCACACCATCGTTCACAGCCACTACAAGAAGTACCGCAAGCCCATCCTGGAGACCGGAGCCGAGCTGCATGAGTTCCACCACCATCCCGGCGAGGATGTCCGAGCACAAGCCGACATGCCGCAGATCCGGGCAAAGTTCATCTCACTTCACAACAAAGTCCTCGTCGGTGACCGACGCCAGTGTTTCATCGGATCGCTCAACCTGGATCCCCGAGCAATGGAGATTAACACGGAAAACGGACTACTCATCCACTCCCCATCGCTCGGCGCCGAGCTGGCCGACTACATCCACTCCCTCAGCTCTCCTGAAAATGCCTGGCAGGTCCAATTCAATGCCCGGGGCAAGCTGATCTGGACCTCATCCCACGGCGAGCAAAAGCACCAGCCCGCCCGCACATTCATCCAGCGCATCAGCGACGCCTTCCTGCACCTGCTGCCAGTCGAAGACCAAGTGTAG
- a CDS encoding NAD(P)/FAD-dependent oxidoreductase, with protein sequence MSTELSQYDLIVIGGGAAGIFGAITAAESMFGGGRVLVLEKSSKFLGKVKISGGGRCNVTHDCHDPKELATRYPRGSKSLIGSFHRFGPSDTIEWFASRGVELKVESDGRMFPTTDSSQTVIDCLMQAIDDAGVEHKTGAAVTSVERTDDGFCVELKSGESLSTRNVLVATGGTRSSDGGRIAESLGHTLAPPVPSLFTFHIESPLIDGLQGLSVDPVATAAVGTKLSATGPLLITHWGMSGPAILKLSAWGARELSDQDYQFTLEVNWLPGADAAAVFSGLRQSAGKRSVTGRSPFAAIPKRLWERFTAEAGIAADTTWSRLSKDQASTLVESLHRCRFEVTGKSLNKDEFVTCGGVLLKEVQLKTMESKVTPGLYFAGEVLDVDGITGGFNFQHAWTTGFLAGNAIATRCGY encoded by the coding sequence ATGAGCACTGAGCTGTCGCAATATGATTTGATCGTGATCGGAGGAGGCGCTGCCGGAATTTTCGGCGCGATCACAGCTGCCGAATCCATGTTCGGCGGTGGCCGTGTGCTCGTGCTCGAGAAGTCGTCGAAGTTCCTCGGTAAAGTGAAAATCTCCGGTGGCGGACGCTGCAATGTCACTCACGATTGCCACGACCCGAAGGAACTCGCCACCCGCTACCCGCGCGGCAGCAAGTCGTTGATCGGCTCGTTCCACCGCTTCGGCCCGAGCGACACCATCGAATGGTTCGCCAGCCGTGGCGTCGAGCTAAAGGTGGAATCCGACGGCCGCATGTTCCCCACCACCGACAGCTCACAAACCGTCATCGACTGCCTGATGCAGGCCATCGACGATGCCGGAGTGGAACACAAAACCGGTGCCGCAGTCACCAGCGTCGAGCGCACCGACGACGGGTTCTGCGTCGAACTCAAATCCGGCGAGTCACTCTCGACGAGGAACGTACTCGTCGCTACCGGCGGCACCCGCTCGAGCGACGGCGGTCGCATTGCCGAATCCCTCGGCCACACCTTGGCGCCGCCCGTTCCTTCCTTGTTCACCTTTCACATCGAATCCCCGCTGATCGATGGTCTCCAAGGGCTGTCCGTTGATCCCGTCGCCACCGCGGCAGTGGGCACCAAACTCAGCGCTACGGGCCCGCTTTTGATCACACACTGGGGCATGAGCGGCCCCGCCATCCTCAAGCTCTCGGCCTGGGGCGCGCGCGAACTCTCCGATCAGGACTATCAATTCACGCTCGAAGTGAACTGGCTGCCAGGCGCTGATGCGGCAGCGGTTTTCTCTGGTCTGCGCCAATCCGCCGGCAAACGCAGTGTCACCGGACGCTCGCCATTTGCCGCCATCCCAAAACGACTGTGGGAACGCTTCACCGCCGAAGCCGGAATCGCCGCCGACACCACGTGGTCGCGCCTGTCGAAAGACCAAGCCTCCACGTTAGTGGAGAGCCTCCACCGCTGCCGCTTCGAAGTCACCGGCAAGAGCCTCAACAAAGACGAGTTCGTCACCTGCGGTGGCGTCCTCCTCAAGGAAGTGCAGCTCAAAACCATGGAATCAAAAGTCACACCCGGCCTCTACTTCGCCGGCGAAGTGCTCGACGTCGATGGCATCACCGGCGGCTTCAACTTCCAACACGCCTGGACCACCGGCTTCCTCGCCGGCAACGCCATCGCCACCCGCTGCGGGTATTGA
- a CDS encoding ribonucleoside-diphosphate reductase subunit alpha: MIRRKPTLHESLEEDIALKRLVSTPTDQKPGFAWRDALGQQKVESLPDIKITRGGMESEFKLADVADTIGNALTDLLLSRKEEDIYNEENRDFVANVAHSVARRLIDQVRDGRSLRLSENDLYLLIEKALIENDAHDIAKSLVFRRSVERGDEIELAGNSDQPPVTVRLIRRNGNVVPWNPAKIEAAVRKSFLSLKFDADGATEVAQAVTERVRNLDQAFVHIEDVQDMVQEELMRHGHFKVAESYILYRAHRSELRERETEASANTDEQESMIVVRTSDGQSIFWDGSDLRARIQFASIGLDLCYDELRIERELRRSLSAEITRENLDKTIILNAKSLMERDADFAKFAGRILLSYIYEEVLGWDIVRDGVAGLKDAHKLAFKAYVNHGIKIKRLSEKLLEYDLDKLSDALDPSADLDFDYLGIQTLYDRYLIVDKTGAKPRRLETPQFFWMRVSMGLFGEEPTDKEDWAIKLYSLYKGRRFCSSTPTLFNSGTNHSQLSSCYLYKVDDSIESIMIRGISENAFLSKWAGGLGGSWTAVRGTGGYIQGTNGESQGVIPFLKLHNDQLVAVNQGGKRRGSGCAYLETWHNDIEDFLELRKNTGDDRRRCHDMNTANWIPDLFMQRMEARQNWTLFRANETPDLHDLYGQAFALRYEEYEAAAERGEIWSKQIPAIDLWKAMLKMLFETGHPWITFKDACNVRSPQDHAGVIHSSNLCTEITLNTSDEETAVCNLGSVVLDSHIREDGSLDHEMLKETIDIAVRALDNVIDINFYPTEAARTSNTRHRPIGLGVMGLQNALFKRNISFASDEAIEFNDEFMEAIAYYAYNASSNLAGERGTYSSYKGSKWSRGMLPQDTIDLLAQERGEEIDIPRGGKMDWSFVRENIAKNGMRNSNVMAIAPTATISNIMGTTPCIEPNYKNLYVKSNLSGDFIVLNRALVRDLKARDLWNDEMIDQLKYFDGDLDNIDSIPADLKQKYSTVFSIEYKYFIDAAARRQKWIDQAQSVNLFIGSPDLKILSHMYRSAWRKGLKTTYYLRSLGASNIEKASGNAAKEIKGVMGGKKEYSEAEKQACSIDAMINGGTCEACQ; the protein is encoded by the coding sequence ATGATCCGCCGTAAACCGACTCTCCACGAATCCTTAGAAGAGGACATCGCTCTTAAACGCCTCGTTTCCACCCCGACCGACCAAAAGCCAGGCTTCGCTTGGCGCGACGCTCTCGGCCAACAGAAAGTGGAATCGCTGCCTGACATCAAAATCACCCGCGGCGGGATGGAGTCTGAGTTCAAACTGGCGGACGTGGCCGACACCATCGGTAACGCTCTCACCGACCTCTTGCTCTCGCGCAAGGAAGAGGACATCTACAACGAAGAGAACCGTGACTTTGTCGCCAACGTGGCCCACTCGGTGGCACGCCGCCTGATCGACCAGGTCCGCGACGGCCGCTCGCTGCGCCTGTCGGAGAACGACCTTTACCTTCTGATCGAGAAAGCCTTGATCGAGAACGACGCCCACGACATCGCCAAGAGCCTGGTCTTCCGCCGCTCGGTGGAGCGCGGTGACGAAATCGAACTCGCCGGCAACAGCGACCAACCACCGGTCACCGTGCGACTCATCCGCCGCAACGGCAACGTCGTGCCATGGAACCCTGCCAAGATCGAAGCAGCGGTCCGTAAATCGTTCCTCTCACTCAAATTCGACGCCGACGGCGCCACTGAAGTTGCCCAAGCCGTCACCGAGCGCGTGCGCAACCTCGACCAGGCATTCGTCCACATCGAAGACGTCCAGGACATGGTGCAGGAAGAACTCATGCGCCACGGTCACTTCAAAGTCGCCGAGTCCTACATCCTTTACCGCGCACACCGCTCGGAGCTGCGCGAGCGCGAGACCGAAGCGTCCGCCAACACCGACGAGCAGGAAAGCATGATCGTCGTCCGCACGTCGGACGGCCAGAGCATCTTCTGGGACGGCAGCGACCTGCGCGCCCGTATTCAGTTCGCCTCGATCGGACTCGACCTCTGCTACGACGAACTGCGCATCGAACGCGAACTGCGCCGCTCGCTCTCCGCTGAAATCACCCGCGAGAACCTCGACAAAACCATCATCCTCAACGCCAAGTCGTTGATGGAGCGCGACGCGGACTTCGCCAAGTTCGCCGGCCGCATCCTGCTCTCGTACATCTACGAAGAAGTGCTCGGGTGGGACATCGTGCGCGACGGCGTGGCTGGCCTCAAGGACGCCCACAAGCTCGCCTTCAAGGCCTACGTCAACCACGGCATCAAGATCAAGCGCCTCAGCGAGAAGCTCCTCGAGTACGACCTCGACAAACTCTCCGACGCCCTCGACCCAAGCGCTGACCTGGACTTCGACTACCTCGGAATTCAGACACTCTACGACCGTTACCTCATCGTCGACAAAACCGGTGCCAAGCCGCGTCGCCTTGAGACACCTCAGTTCTTCTGGATGCGTGTCTCTATGGGGCTCTTCGGCGAAGAGCCAACCGACAAAGAAGACTGGGCGATCAAACTTTACTCGCTCTACAAGGGCCGCCGCTTCTGCTCGTCGACCCCTACGCTCTTCAACTCGGGCACCAACCACAGCCAGCTCTCGAGCTGCTACCTCTACAAGGTCGACGACTCGATCGAGTCGATCATGATCCGCGGCATCTCGGAGAACGCCTTCCTCTCGAAGTGGGCAGGCGGACTCGGTGGCTCGTGGACCGCTGTGCGCGGCACCGGCGGCTACATCCAAGGCACCAACGGCGAAAGCCAGGGCGTCATCCCATTCCTAAAGCTCCACAACGACCAGCTCGTTGCGGTCAACCAGGGCGGAAAACGCCGCGGCTCCGGCTGCGCCTACCTCGAAACCTGGCACAACGATATCGAGGACTTCCTCGAACTGCGCAAAAACACCGGTGACGACCGCCGTCGTTGCCACGACATGAACACCGCCAACTGGATCCCGGACTTGTTCATGCAGCGCATGGAAGCCCGCCAGAACTGGACGCTCTTCCGCGCGAACGAAACTCCAGACCTCCACGACCTCTACGGCCAGGCATTCGCCCTGCGCTACGAGGAATACGAGGCAGCCGCTGAGCGCGGTGAAATCTGGAGCAAGCAGATCCCGGCGATCGACCTGTGGAAGGCGATGCTCAAGATGCTCTTCGAGACCGGCCACCCATGGATCACATTCAAGGATGCGTGCAACGTGCGCAGCCCACAGGACCACGCCGGTGTCATCCACTCGTCCAACCTTTGCACCGAGATCACTCTCAACACATCGGACGAAGAAACCGCTGTGTGTAACCTCGGCTCGGTCGTGCTCGACTCGCACATCCGCGAAGACGGCAGCCTCGACCACGAGATGCTCAAGGAGACCATCGACATCGCAGTCCGCGCCCTGGACAACGTGATCGACATCAACTTCTACCCAACCGAAGCAGCACGCACATCGAACACACGCCACCGCCCGATCGGCCTCGGCGTGATGGGCCTGCAGAACGCTCTGTTCAAGCGCAACATCTCGTTCGCCTCGGATGAAGCCATCGAGTTCAACGACGAGTTCATGGAAGCTATCGCTTACTACGCCTACAACGCGTCGAGCAACCTGGCTGGCGAGCGCGGCACCTACTCGTCCTACAAGGGCAGCAAGTGGTCCCGCGGCATGCTCCCACAAGACACCATCGACCTCCTCGCCCAAGAGCGCGGCGAAGAAATCGACATCCCTCGTGGCGGCAAGATGGACTGGTCGTTCGTCCGCGAAAACATCGCCAAGAACGGCATGCGCAACTCAAACGTGATGGCCATCGCCCCAACCGCGACCATCTCGAACATCATGGGCACCACCCCATGCATCGAGCCGAACTACAAGAACCTCTACGTGAAGTCGAACCTGTCCGGTGACTTCATCGTCCTCAACCGCGCCCTGGTCCGCGACCTCAAGGCCCGCGACCTCTGGAACGATGAAATGATCGACCAGCTCAAGTACTTCGATGGCGACCTTGATAACATCGACAGCATCCCTGCCGACCTGAAGCAGAAGTACTCGACCGTCTTCTCGATCGAATACAAGTACTTCATCGACGCCGCGGCCCGCCGTCAAAAGTGGATCGACCAGGCTCAGAGTGTGAACCTCTTCATCGGATCACCAGACCTCAAGATCCTCTCGCACATGTACCGCTCGGCATGGCGCAAGGGCCTCAAGACCACCTACTACCTCCGCTCACTCGGTGCCTCGAACATCGAAAAAGCCAGCGGCAACGCTGCCAAGGAGATCAAAGGGGTCATGGGCGGCAAGAAAGAGTACAGCGAAGCTGAAAAGCAAGCCTGCTCGATCGACGCCATGATCAACGGCGGCACCTGCGAAGCCTGCCAGTAA
- a CDS encoding glycosyltransferase, whose translation MPVPHIHITCPYPLDSTKGNAVSARRIIGVMTELGYRVTAGTIDEWQCADVHLALHAVRSRAAIDGFLKKCEGGKTAILLTGTDLYRDLPQSGEWDALRRVDRLVVYQESSLESLPEELRAMARVVPKSVEVAVPERTRPTDDGRFVVSQVSHLRATKDPFLVVGALGRLADLPQLEVHHYGDSRAEDYGATAVEHAEREPRYHWHGELPQRDVLQAMGNGDLFLNTSRVEGGANAIAEAIVCGVPVVASSIEPNRGQLGDGHPGLFSPGDVDQLAALLRRAVEDASFVDELHDASVRRQSFFSRASERAGWQALVDELVR comes from the coding sequence ATGCCAGTGCCACACATTCATATCACCTGCCCATATCCATTGGACTCGACCAAGGGGAATGCCGTGTCGGCCAGACGGATCATCGGTGTGATGACCGAACTCGGGTATCGGGTTACCGCAGGTACGATTGATGAATGGCAATGCGCCGATGTGCATTTGGCGTTGCATGCGGTGCGCAGCCGAGCCGCGATTGATGGGTTCCTCAAAAAGTGCGAAGGCGGCAAGACCGCAATTCTGCTTACGGGGACGGACCTTTACCGTGACCTGCCTCAGAGCGGGGAATGGGATGCCCTGCGGCGGGTCGACCGGCTCGTGGTCTATCAGGAAAGCTCGCTGGAGTCTCTGCCGGAGGAGCTGCGTGCGATGGCTCGTGTCGTGCCTAAGAGTGTGGAGGTCGCTGTGCCGGAGCGGACGCGTCCAACCGATGACGGGCGCTTTGTGGTGTCGCAGGTCAGCCACCTGCGGGCGACCAAGGATCCGTTTTTGGTGGTCGGGGCGCTGGGCCGATTGGCGGACCTCCCGCAGCTCGAGGTGCACCATTATGGTGATTCACGGGCCGAGGACTACGGCGCCACTGCTGTCGAGCATGCCGAGCGGGAACCTCGCTATCATTGGCATGGCGAGCTGCCGCAGAGGGACGTGCTGCAAGCGATGGGTAACGGTGATCTGTTTTTGAACACATCGCGGGTGGAAGGCGGCGCCAACGCCATCGCCGAAGCGATCGTTTGTGGTGTGCCGGTAGTCGCATCGTCGATCGAGCCCAACCGGGGCCAGCTCGGGGACGGGCATCCCGGGCTTTTTTCTCCCGGAGACGTGGATCAACTCGCAGCGTTGCTGCGGCGGGCGGTTGAGGATGCCTCGTTCGTGGATGAACTGCACGACGCCTCGGTGCGGCGTCAGTCGTTCTTTTCGCGCGCGAGCGAACGCGCTGGATGGCAGGCGTTGGTGGATGAGTTGGTCCGGTAG
- a CDS encoding cation:proton antiporter produces the protein MHDDHVIFDHPDVIAAGASHVAPVFGVLALVLCFAVVVALLFHRFRQSLLTGYFLVGLVIANSGVLAASGYNDAGPIIDSLAEIGVVLLMFTLGIEFSFNEIRRLKRVALLGGAVQVASVNLLAMGVALLMGYPLIPSALIGFMIALSSTALGLKIFQDSGQLNTKGAKLTIGIAIYQDILVVVVIVMLPALLSGGDGGAREALSIELLWAAIKAVVFLGFGWVMTMFVVPPALKLVSAVRSRELFTLTVVALCVGVATVGYLMDLSLAMGAFVAGLVVSGSVYSHRILADVLPFKDLFLTLFFVSVGMMIDVEMLLENWYVYVGWGLVILLVKFLVVVGVGRILGFPIRPTVQAAIGLSSIGEFSLVLVNQILNLGGLGASEQQFFLVTTALTMASVPIWMRFWPGIARWMEARDLFGDSSRAKVHEHGHTLDEIKDHVIICGYGPVGRQLDEALERVGVPRLIIELNAETVMDLKKLGRLALFADVAQPDTLALAGIDRARMLVLTFPAIEVSRVAVHRARELNPHIAILCRARFASDVAMLRSMGEEGIVHDETESAMRVVRRSLRELGVSEDIVMDEGRLIRYRTGTED, from the coding sequence GTGCATGATGACCATGTGATTTTTGATCATCCAGATGTGATAGCAGCGGGTGCGAGCCATGTCGCACCTGTGTTTGGCGTGTTGGCGCTGGTGCTTTGTTTTGCGGTGGTGGTGGCGTTGTTGTTCCACCGCTTCCGCCAATCGTTGCTGACCGGCTATTTCCTGGTGGGGTTGGTAATCGCCAACAGCGGGGTGCTGGCTGCGTCCGGCTATAACGATGCGGGGCCGATCATCGACTCCCTGGCGGAGATCGGCGTGGTGTTGTTGATGTTCACACTGGGGATCGAGTTTTCGTTCAACGAGATCCGGCGGTTGAAGCGCGTGGCGTTGCTAGGGGGCGCGGTGCAGGTGGCAAGCGTGAACCTGTTGGCGATGGGTGTGGCGTTGTTGATGGGGTATCCGTTGATCCCATCGGCATTGATCGGGTTCATGATCGCGCTGTCATCGACGGCGTTGGGGTTGAAGATTTTCCAAGACAGCGGCCAGCTCAATACCAAGGGCGCGAAGCTGACGATCGGGATCGCGATCTATCAGGACATTCTGGTGGTGGTGGTTATTGTGATGTTGCCGGCGTTGTTGTCGGGTGGGGATGGAGGTGCTCGTGAGGCACTTTCGATTGAGTTGTTGTGGGCGGCGATCAAGGCGGTGGTCTTCCTCGGCTTTGGCTGGGTGATGACGATGTTTGTCGTGCCGCCGGCGCTGAAGCTGGTGAGCGCGGTGCGCAGTCGTGAGCTTTTCACTCTGACGGTGGTGGCACTGTGTGTGGGGGTGGCGACAGTGGGCTATTTGATGGACTTGAGCCTGGCGATGGGCGCGTTTGTCGCGGGGTTGGTTGTGAGTGGATCGGTCTACAGTCACCGGATTTTGGCGGATGTGTTGCCCTTCAAGGATTTGTTCCTGACGCTGTTTTTCGTGTCGGTGGGAATGATGATCGACGTCGAGATGCTGCTGGAGAACTGGTACGTGTATGTCGGCTGGGGGCTGGTGATCCTGTTGGTGAAGTTCCTTGTTGTCGTGGGGGTTGGGCGGATTCTCGGGTTTCCGATCCGGCCGACCGTGCAGGCGGCGATTGGTTTGTCGAGTATTGGTGAGTTCTCGCTGGTGCTGGTGAACCAGATCCTGAATCTTGGGGGGTTGGGTGCCTCCGAGCAGCAGTTCTTCCTCGTCACCACTGCGTTGACGATGGCGAGCGTGCCGATCTGGATGCGCTTCTGGCCCGGAATCGCCCGCTGGATGGAGGCGCGCGATTTGTTTGGTGATTCAAGCCGAGCCAAGGTGCACGAGCACGGGCACACGCTGGACGAGATCAAAGACCACGTGATCATCTGCGGCTACGGCCCCGTCGGGCGTCAGCTCGATGAAGCCTTGGAGCGGGTTGGTGTGCCGCGGCTGATCATCGAACTCAACGCGGAAACTGTGATGGATCTCAAGAAACTTGGGCGCTTGGCATTGTTTGCCGATGTGGCACAACCTGACACCTTGGCATTGGCCGGAATTGATCGCGCGCGGATGTTGGTGTTGACCTTCCCTGCGATCGAAGTGAGCCGGGTGGCGGTGCATCGTGCCCGTGAGTTGAACCCACATATCGCGATTCTTTGCCGTGCGCGCTTCGCCAGCGACGTGGCGATGCTGCGATCGATGGGCGAGGAGGGAATCGTCCACGACGAGACCGAGTCGGCCATGCGAGTGGTCCGGCGTTCTCTGCGGGAGCTCGGCGTGAGCGAGGATATCGTGATGGACGAAGGCCGACTGATCCGCTACCGCACGGGAACGGAAGATTAG